Within the Cloacibacillus sp. An23 genome, the region CGCGGGGGCGGGAGCCAAAGTCACGGTAATAGAAAGCGACCTCCACCCGGGAGGACAGCTCGTCAAACAGACCCACAAATTCTTCGGCTCGCGCGACGAATACGCGGGAACCAGAGGCTACAAGATAGCGGACATCCTCCTTAACGAAATAGCCTCTCTCGAGGACAAAGTGACCATAAAATGCAACTCCACAGTAACGGGCTACTACCCAGAAGACGGAGTCTACACCGTAATGGAAGGCGAAGAAGACTACTACAGGGTAAAAGCCAAAAAAGCCGTAATAGCCACCGGGGCCCAGGAAAGAATGATCCCATTCCCCAACAACGACCTCCCGGGCGTCTACGGCGCGGGAGCCGTACAGACACTCATGAACGTCTACGGCGTAACGCCGGGTAAAAGAGTGCTCATGGTCGGGGCCGGAAACATAGGACTCATAGTAAGCTACCAGCTCGCGCAGGCCGGAGTCGAAGTAGCCGCCGTAGTAGAAGCCATGCCAAAAGTCGGGGGCTACTGGGTACACGCGGCCAAAATAAGAAGACTCGGCATCCCGATACTCCTTCAGCACACCGTAACCGAAGCCATAGGAGACAGAGTGCTCGAAGGCGCCGTGATACAAGAGCTCGACGACAAATTCCAGCTCAAAGGCGAGCCGGAGAAAATAGACTGCGACATAATCTGCATGGCCGTAGGGCTCGCCCCCACCACAGAGCTCTTCTGGCAGGCAGGATGCGAAATGAAATACGTACCGCAGCTCTGCGGATACGTCCCCTACAGAGACAAAAACATGCGCACCAGCAACAAAGACATATGGGTGGCCGGAGACGCCTCAGGAATAGAAGAAGCCTCCGCCGCCATGGTGGAAGGCAGGATAGCGGGCCACAGCGCAGCCAAAGCGTTAGGCCTTACGGTAGACGACGACAAATTCCACGAATACTGGGAAAGGCTCGGCCACCTGCGCGCCGGAGAAGTCGGAGAAAAAATACGCGCCGGCATAGACCAGGTAATGACCGGCGGATGGGAGGCGTAGACCATGGGCTGCTGCTGCGAAACAAATAAAGAAAAACTCTTCAACAGCGGGATACTCGTAGAACACCGCGAAGGGGCCGTACTTCCGCCCAAAGAACAGTGGGAAAAGAAAAAAGGCGGCTACGTAGTGATAGAATGCCCGAAACGGATACCCTGCAACCCATGCTACACAAGCTGCCCGACGGGAGCCGTACTTCCGTTTGAAGACATAAACGACACGCCGAAAATAGACTACGCGAAATGCACCGGCTGCGGGATATGCGTATCGAGATGCCCGGGGCTCGCCTGCTTCGTGATAGACCTGACATACTCGGAAGACAAAGCCGTGATAAAACTCCCGTACGAACTGCTCCCGCTCCCAGAAAAGGGACAGACCGTCAAATGCCTCGGCAGGGACGGGGCGGAGATAGCGGACGGAGAAGTCATAACGGTAACCGAACCGTCCAAGGACAAGACGTACGTCGTGAGCGTCGCGATACCGAAAGACAAATACGACGACATACGCGCGATAAAGGTGGTGTGCTGAAATGGCGAAGGCAAACGTGATATGCCGCTGCGAAGAGATAGAGATAGACGAAATACGCAGATGGATAGCGGCGGGCTATACCGAGTTCGACGAGCTTAAGAGGATACTGCGCGTAGGAATGGGGCCGTGCCAGGGACGTGGCTGCCGCGACATCATCCTGCGCGAGCTCGCGAAGGCGACGGGACGCAACGTCGCCGACATAGCGCCCGGCACGATACGACCGCCGGTGAAGCCGATAAAGATCAGCCTCCTTGCCGAGGACTGCGATTAGGAGGTGTGAAGCATGGATTTCCAGAAAACAGCCGATATAGTAGTAATAGGGGGCGGAGTAGTCGGAGCGGCTACGGCCTACTATCTCGCCAAGTCGGGGCGCAAGAACGTCGTACTCGTAGAGAAGAACACGGTCTGTTCTGGCTCGACCGGACGCTGCGGCGCGGGTATACGCGCGCAGTGGGGGCTTGAGCTCAACTGCCGCATGGCGCTCGCCTGCCTCGACACATTCGAGCAGCTCGACGAAGAACTCGGTCTGCCGACCGGGCTCAACCAGGGCGGCTACCTGCTCATCGCCTATAAGGAGAAGGAGTGGGAGCAGTTCAAGAAGAACGTCGAACTCCAGCACAGTCTCGGTATAAACACGGAAATATTCACCGACGTGAAGCGCGCGCAGGAGATATGCCCCGGCGTCGCCGTAGACGACGCGCTCGGCTTCACCTATTACCACCGCGACGGACACGCCGACCCGTTCCTAACGACCTTCGCCTTCCAGGAGGCGGCGAAGCGTCTCGGCGTCAAGTTCTGCAAATTTACCGAGGTCACCGGGCTGCGTGTCGAAAGAGGCGAGATCAAGGCCGTAGAGACGAACCGCGGTACGATAGAGTGCGGCGACGTGATCAACTGCGCAGGTTCGTGGGCTCAGGACGTGGCGGCGATGGCCGGCATCAAGCTGCCGAACTGGGCCGAGCGTCACGAGATATTCATCACCGAGCCGGTCGATCCGGGCGTATGCCCGCCGATGCTCATGAGCTTCAGCGGAAATTTCTACATCCAGCAGCGTCCGCACGGTTCGATAATCGCCGGAGAAAGCCCGTCGCACGAGCCTGTCACGGGCTACACGGCGACCGTGCATTCCATCGCGAGCATCGCGCGCACGGTGCTTAAGCTCCTGCCGCGCGCCAAGAACATCCGCGTCGTGCGCCAGTGGGCCGGGCATTACGACATGACGCCCGACGCGGCGCCTATACTCGGCGAGACGGACGTTAAGCACTTCTGGCACGCGACCGGCTTCTCGGGACACGGCTTCATGCTCGGCCCCGTCGCGGGACAGATAATGACGGCGCTGCTCAACGGCGACACGCCGATCATCGACCCGACGATAATGGACTACCGCCGCTTCGAGCGCGGCGAAAGAATAATCGAGCCGAACGTCGTTTAGACGCGCGGAAAATTTCCGAGAAAAGACACAAAGCAGCCGCCGGAGCAACTCTCCGGCGGTTTTATTTTTCCCTTTTTACCGGCCTTTCCGCGCGCCGCGCCGCTTATCGCGACCGGGCGCGGTATTATTCGCGCAGCGGCCTTACGCTTCCGCTTCGAGCTTCTGTTTTATTTTCTCGGCCAACCGCCTGATGTAGGCCGGGTTCGTACCGCAGCAGCCGCCTATGTAGGCAGCGCCCATGTCTACGGCCGGGAGCACGTCGCCGGCGAAGGTCTCGATGTCGAACGAGGCGTCGAACGAACCGTCGTCGTTCGCTATCGGCGTTCCGGCGTTGGGTTTGAAGATTACCGGCAGGTCGGTGACGGCCTTGAAGTCCGCGATGACCGGCAGCGCGTCCACAGGGCCAAGCGAGCAGTTGAGGCCGACGGCGGCTACGTTGTACGGACGCAGCCCTTCGACGATGTCCTTCGGCGTGTTTCCCATCATCGTGCGCGCGGTCTTCGGGCGCACGCCGTTTTTGTTGGCTCCCATGAAGCTCATGGAGCAGCAGACGGGAACGCCGTATCCCGAGGCTATCTCCGCCGCTATCTTCATCATCTCGAGATCCATGAAGGTCAGCATCCATATCATGTCGGGTTTTTCCTGCATTCCCGCGCCTATCTGCTCTTCGTACATCGCTTTCGCCTCTTCGCGCGATATTTTGCCGTACGGCTTGAGCAGCCCCGTAAGCGGACCTATCGCGAGCCCTACCCTGACGCGGCCGTCGGCGGCGTCCTGCGCTATTTTTACGCCGGCCGATACGACCTGCCCGACGCTGTAGGAGCTCGAGCGCGCTACCTCCGCGCCGTTCGCTGCGAAAGTGTTCGCCATTATTATGTCGGCTCCGGCATCAACGTATTCTTCGTTGAGCTCGCGCACTATTTTCGGGTTTTCGACGTTGTAGCGCCAGACCGGGACCTTTTCGGAAGCCTTTTCCCAAAGGCTCGTCCCCGCCGCTCCGTCGAGCATGATTATTTTCTTTTCTGCTTTTTCCATCAACGTTCACGCCTTTCCGTAGTCCGTATAATTTCCGCGCGCTATTCCTTCCAGCGGACCAGCTTTCTTTCCGCGAAACTCAGCAGCGCGTTAAGAAGGCTGACTACGACTCCTATGAGTATAATGCCGGCTATGACGTTCGTGTAGTTCGCATAGTCGGAGTAATTTTTTATAAAATATCCGAGGCCGCTCGACGCGCCCGTCATCTCAGCCATCGTGAGCAGCAGGAATGACGTCGAGAGAGTCACATGAAGGCCGGACATTATCCCGGGGAACAGGTACGGTATCATTATTTGGAAAATCATCTCGCGGCGCGTGAGGCCGAGGGCGCGCGCCGAATTTATTATGCGTTTGTCCATCGCGGCGGCACGGTTGATTATCCCCATGAAGGTGGGCCAGAAGATGCCGAGCACGATTATCGCGGCCGCCGCGCTGCGGAAGGTAGGCATGACGGCGACGGCGTAGGGGCTGTATATCACCGGCGGTATCGGGCTCAGCACCTTCGCTATGGGCAGGAATACGCCGCGCATGAACGGAGAAAGGCCAACGAAAAGGCCTAGCGTGACGCCGGAGGCGACGGCGATGAGCATGCTCGCGCCGAGCAGCGTAAGCGACGAGAATACGCCGCGCAGCATAAGTGCGCGGCAGTCCCAGAAGGCCTGAAAAACGTCGCGCGGCGGCGGCAGGAGTATCGGGTTTGCTATCCCCAGGTTGACGGCGGAAAGCTCCCACGCGGTGAGGACGGCGAGCGCGATGCAGGCTATCGCGGAAAACTGCGCCGTCCTTTCCGGCGAGCGGCGGACGCGCGCTGCGTAGCACAGCTCCGTCAGGACGAGCGCGCCCATGAGCATCGCGCAGCCGGAGGGCGCTTTGCGGCTGTTCCAGAGCACGAGCGCGGCGAGAGACGCGAGGGCGAGCTGAGCGAGGGCGAAGGAGCGCTTCATCTCTCCGCCGCACGCCTTTCCCCGGCCTCGCAGAAATATTCCGCGAGACGGCTGACAAGCGAGAAATACTCCCTCGTGCCCGTTATCTCCTTATGCACGCGCGGATAGCCGAAGGGGACCGGGACTTCGCGCCGTATCGCGCCGCCGTCCATGAAGAGTATCCGCTCGCCGAGCGTCACGGCCTCGTCCACGTTGTGCGTGACGAAGAGCACCGTGCGCCCGGTTCCGCGTTTGGCCACTTCGCCCACGAGAGTCTGGAGCGAGCGGCGCATACGCGGGTCGAGCGCGCTGAACGGCTCGTCGAAGAGCCACGTCCCGGCGTCCATCGCAAGAGCGCGCGCTATCGCGACGCGCTGCCTCATGCCGCCCGAGAGCTGGTGCGGATATTTGGCGCGGTCGCCGTAGAGGCCGACCTGCGCGAGATATTCGCCGGCGAGCGATGCGGCTTCGGCCTTGGATATTTTACGCGCGTGGCGCGCAGCGAAAGCTACGTTCCCGAGCGCCGTCATCCACGGAAACAGAGAGTAATCCTGAAAGACTATCGCCCTGTCCGTGCCGGGGCCGCGAATCTCGTCGCCGTTGACGCGCACTGTGCCGGACGAGGGACGCAGCAGCCCCATGACTATGTTCAGAAGCGTGCTTTTGCCGCAGCCGCTGTGGCCGAGCACGCAGACGAACTCGCCGCGCGCGGCGCGCATGGAAAGGCCCCGGAGCACCGGCGGCTCCGCGGCGTAGCTGAAATATATATTTTCCGCCTCTATAGCGAACGGGGCCGCCATGACGCTAAAGATTGTTGGCGGCGTATTCCGCGTCCATTTTTTTGAAATATTCGCAGTCCGGGAAGCGTCTCAGCATTTCGTCGAGCGCCTCGCGATAGACCGTCGAATCCACGCAGTCCGATATATCGGCCTTCGCCCCCTTCGGCAGGTCGCCGTTGGCCTCCATTATCTTGTAGAACTCCTTTATCCTGTTGACCGCCGGGTCCATCGTTATCACCATAACGTCGGAGTAAAGGCAGTATCTCACGTAGTCCTCCGGCTGTCCCGAAAATTCCATGAGTTTCGCGACCGCCGTATCGGGGTCGTCGCGCGTCAGCTTGTAAGCGCGCAGGTTCGCAATCTGGAATTTGACGAGCGCGGCGCGCTTTTTCTCAAAGGTCTCGCGCGAGGCGGTCTGACGGCAGCATACGGCGTTCGGCGCGGCGTCCCTGATGTTGAAGGCGACTGCAAGGCCGCGCTTTTCCGCGATGAGGCCGAAGCCGCTGTTGACGAAGCCTATGTCCGCCATGCCCTTCGAGACGGCCTCTATTATCGCCTGAAAGCCGTCGAGCTGTATTATCTCCACGTCTTTCGCGAGGTCCAGCCCGGCCTCGCGCATCTTCGAGCGCATTATCATCTGCCCGGTCTCGGGGCGGTGGACGGCTATCTTTTTGCCTTTGAAATTCTTTATGTCGCGGTACTTGTCCTTGTTCTCGGGCAGGGTCACGCCCTGGCAGCCCTCCGCTATCGTGCCGCCGTATATCACGAGCTCCGCGCCCTTCGCGGCGTAGGTCAGCGACGGTATGATGCCGAGCGGCAGCACGTCGAGCTTGCCGAGCTGCACTGCGGTGACGCCCTCGTTGAGGTTCGATATCTGCATTATCTCGACGTCGAGCCCCTCGTCCGAGTAGTAGCCCATCATGTGCGCGAGCACGACCATCGCGGGCTTGATGCTGTTTCCCATGTTGCCGACGCGCAGCGCCGCCTCCCCCGCCTCCGAAGCCGCCGGGAAGAGCAACGCCGCCGCGAGCAGAAGCGCGCAGATGACGTTTCTCATACCCGTTCCACTATTCGCCGCCCTCGCAGAAGGGGCAGGCCTCGCCGAGGCATTCGTTGTTGAATTTTCTGTAGGCGCATCTCACCGCGTCCGGCATGCTTATCACCGTGCCGAGATGACGGGCTATGTATTTTTTCATAAAAAGAAGCGCCGCGAATGTGTTGCGCTTGCAGCAGCGC harbors:
- a CDS encoding NAD(P)/FAD-dependent oxidoreductase; the protein is AGAGAKVTVIESDLHPGGQLVKQTHKFFGSRDEYAGTRGYKIADILLNEIASLEDKVTIKCNSTVTGYYPEDGVYTVMEGEEDYYRVKAKKAVIATGAQERMIPFPNNDLPGVYGAGAVQTLMNVYGVTPGKRVLMVGAGNIGLIVSYQLAQAGVEVAAVVEAMPKVGGYWVHAAKIRRLGIPILLQHTVTEAIGDRVLEGAVIQELDDKFQLKGEPEKIDCDIICMAVGLAPTTELFWQAGCEMKYVPQLCGYVPYRDKNMRTSNKDIWVAGDASGIEEASAAMVEGRIAGHSAAKALGLTVDDDKFHEYWERLGHLRAGEVGEKIRAGIDQVMTGGWEA
- a CDS encoding 4Fe-4S dicluster domain-containing protein, yielding MGCCCETNKEKLFNSGILVEHREGAVLPPKEQWEKKKGGYVVIECPKRIPCNPCYTSCPTGAVLPFEDINDTPKIDYAKCTGCGICVSRCPGLACFVIDLTYSEDKAVIKLPYELLPLPEKGQTVKCLGRDGAEIADGEVITVTEPSKDKTYVVSVAIPKDKYDDIRAIKVVC
- a CDS encoding (2Fe-2S)-binding protein; protein product: MAKANVICRCEEIEIDEIRRWIAAGYTEFDELKRILRVGMGPCQGRGCRDIILRELAKATGRNVADIAPGTIRPPVKPIKISLLAEDCD
- a CDS encoding FAD-binding oxidoreductase; translated protein: MDFQKTADIVVIGGGVVGAATAYYLAKSGRKNVVLVEKNTVCSGSTGRCGAGIRAQWGLELNCRMALACLDTFEQLDEELGLPTGLNQGGYLLIAYKEKEWEQFKKNVELQHSLGINTEIFTDVKRAQEICPGVAVDDALGFTYYHRDGHADPFLTTFAFQEAAKRLGVKFCKFTEVTGLRVERGEIKAVETNRGTIECGDVINCAGSWAQDVAAMAGIKLPNWAERHEIFITEPVDPGVCPPMLMSFSGNFYIQQRPHGSIIAGESPSHEPVTGYTATVHSIASIARTVLKLLPRAKNIRVVRQWAGHYDMTPDAAPILGETDVKHFWHATGFSGHGFMLGPVAGQIMTALLNGDTPIIDPTIMDYRRFERGERIIEPNVV
- a CDS encoding homocysteine S-methyltransferase family protein, whose product is MEKAEKKIIMLDGAAGTSLWEKASEKVPVWRYNVENPKIVRELNEEYVDAGADIIMANTFAANGAEVARSSSYSVGQVVSAGVKIAQDAADGRVRVGLAIGPLTGLLKPYGKISREEAKAMYEEQIGAGMQEKPDMIWMLTFMDLEMMKIAAEIASGYGVPVCCSMSFMGANKNGVRPKTARTMMGNTPKDIVEGLRPYNVAAVGLNCSLGPVDALPVIADFKAVTDLPVIFKPNAGTPIANDDGSFDASFDIETFAGDVLPAVDMGAAYIGGCCGTNPAYIRRLAEKIKQKLEAEA
- a CDS encoding ABC transporter permease; the encoded protein is MKRSFALAQLALASLAALVLWNSRKAPSGCAMLMGALVLTELCYAARVRRSPERTAQFSAIACIALAVLTAWELSAVNLGIANPILLPPPRDVFQAFWDCRALMLRGVFSSLTLLGASMLIAVASGVTLGLFVGLSPFMRGVFLPIAKVLSPIPPVIYSPYAVAVMPTFRSAAAAIIVLGIFWPTFMGIINRAAAMDKRIINSARALGLTRREMIFQIMIPYLFPGIMSGLHVTLSTSFLLLTMAEMTGASSGLGYFIKNYSDYANYTNVIAGIILIGVVVSLLNALLSFAERKLVRWKE
- a CDS encoding ABC transporter ATP-binding protein, encoding MAAPFAIEAENIYFSYAAEPPVLRGLSMRAARGEFVCVLGHSGCGKSTLLNIVMGLLRPSSGTVRVNGDEIRGPGTDRAIVFQDYSLFPWMTALGNVAFAARHARKISKAEAASLAGEYLAQVGLYGDRAKYPHQLSGGMRQRVAIARALAMDAGTWLFDEPFSALDPRMRRSLQTLVGEVAKRGTGRTVLFVTHNVDEAVTLGERILFMDGGAIRREVPVPFGYPRVHKEITGTREYFSLVSRLAEYFCEAGERRAAER
- a CDS encoding ABC transporter substrate-binding protein — its product is MRNVICALLLAAALLFPAASEAGEAALRVGNMGNSIKPAMVVLAHMMGYYSDEGLDVEIMQISNLNEGVTAVQLGKLDVLPLGIIPSLTYAAKGAELVIYGGTIAEGCQGVTLPENKDKYRDIKNFKGKKIAVHRPETGQMIMRSKMREAGLDLAKDVEIIQLDGFQAIIEAVSKGMADIGFVNSGFGLIAEKRGLAVAFNIRDAAPNAVCCRQTASRETFEKKRAALVKFQIANLRAYKLTRDDPDTAVAKLMEFSGQPEDYVRYCLYSDVMVITMDPAVNRIKEFYKIMEANGDLPKGAKADISDCVDSTVYREALDEMLRRFPDCEYFKKMDAEYAANNL